The DNA region CATCAAGGGGCTGTTCCAACGAGAATACAAAGAAGTCGAAGCCGTCAAAGGCATCGATTTGGACGTCCAACAAGGCGAGTTCGTTGCCTTCCTTGGCCCCAACGGCGCAGGCAAGACGACGACATTGAAATTGCTTTCGGGCGTCATCAACCCCACGTCCGGATCGGCAACTGTGATGGGGTACGTCCCGTGGCAACGCAAGAACGAATACCGTCGCCGGTTCGCGTTGGTGATGGGCCAAAAGAACCAATTGTGGTGGGATTTGCCCGCCAATGAATCGTATCGGCTGCACCAACAAATCTATGGCGTCCCGGATGACCAGTTCAAATCCACGCTCGACGAACTGACGGATCTATTGGACGTTCGCCGTTTGCTGGACCAACCGGTCCGCGAACTGTCGCTGGGCGAACGGATGAAGATGGAGTTGATCGCGGCGCTACTGCACAGCCCCGAAGTGCTGTTCCTAGACGAGCCCACGATCGGCTTGGATGTGATCGCCCAACACAATATTCAACAGTTCCTGCGGTTCTATCAAGAGAAACGCAAGATCACGATCCTGTTGACCAGCCACTACATGAAAGACATCGCCGCGTTGTGCAAGCGAGTTGTCATCATTGCGGGTGGCCGCATCGAGTACGACGGTTCACTCGCCGGCATCATCGACAAATTCAGCGGCAGCAAGGTGATGACGTTGCAGTTCGGCATCGGCCACCAACCCGATCTCTCGCAATTCGGCGAAGTGCTAGAAGAAACCTGGCCCAAAGCGAAAGTGCGAGTCGTCCGCGCCGATGTGCCGCGCGTGCTGGCCGAAGTGCTGCGAGACAACCCGATCGAAGACGTCGCCGTCGAAGACGTGCCGCTAGAAGACGTGATCGCCGATCTGTTTCGCGAAACCAGCGAGAAGACATAACCGCCATCCGTGCCGCTGGATGAATTTAGCCGTCGGTGGCATCGTCGTCCCATGCTACGGGTCCACCGAGCAGGGCTTCGCCGGGGCCTCGGATGTCTCCGTTGGGCAAACCGCCGGGGTACTTTTGTTGGATGGATTCGATCGCGGATGCCGCGATCTCGATGTGCTGTTTCTTGCTGTCGTTGTAAAACGCTTTCGCCTCGCCCGGCAACTTCGGCTGCCCGTGCAGCGGCTTGTCGGAAACGCAAAGCAACGTCGCACTGGGAATGCGATACCGAAACCCGTTCGCCGCGACCGTGGCCGATTCCATGTCGACGGCAATCGCGCGACTGTCTCGCAAATGTTCCATCGTTCGCCGCAGCGTCAATTCCCAATTTCGATCCGCCGTCGTGTACACCGTGCCGGTGCGATACGGCAAACCGGAATCATCCAAGACCGTCGCCAACGCTCGGTTGAGTTGAAAGCTGGGCATGATCGGCACCGACGGTGGCAGCAACTCGTCCAGAATGTGATCGCCACGCATATAGCCCGACGCTAAGACAAAGTCGCCGATTTCTTGATGATTGCGGACGCCCGCACAGTGACCAACCATCAACATCGCATCAGGGCGCAACACGGCCAAGTGATCGGTCAGGTTCTTTGCGTTGGAGGGGCCGACTCCGATGTTGACGATACTGACGCCGCAGTTGTCGGGCTTGCGAAAATGCAACGCTGGCATTTGCACGTCGACTCGACTCGGCCCCACGCATCCGGCGAACCGCTGCGAGAACGCCTCCATGTGCATTTGATAGTTGGTCAACAAAACATAGCGTTGAAAATCCTCGGCATGCGTTCCGGTGTAATGTTCTAACCTTGCGATCGACAACTCCGATCGCTCGGGACCGAATAGAAATACCTTTTTGCGAGTCAAATCAAAATCAGTTTCGTCCAGCAATTCCAACAACTTCGGCGAACTGAGATCGACTCGCTTGCGTGATTCCGAAATCGTGATCTCGGCACCCCGTCGGGCCAACTTGAACAGCTCGCGTCGCAGATACCATCGATACGCGCTAGGCCGCGCGATCTTGCCAGACAGAGTCGGGTTGTGCTTGGACCAATGTCGGACCACCGTCACCTTGGAATAGAAGCCTTCGTCGAATGTCGCTTCCATCCGCTGGCAAGCCGCCTCGATTTGTGCACGCAGGTCGTCATCGGAGAGCTTCGAATCGATTCTAAAATTTGTGTCCATGGTCGCATTGTGGCCGATCCGCTAAGGTCTGAAAACAGCGGGCGATTCATTCGAGTTGAAGTCAGGTTGAGTAATGAAGTTAGTTTCTTGGAACGTCAATGGCATTCGCGCGGCGATGGATAAGGGTTTTCGTGCCTATGTGGAAAACGAAGTTCCGGACGTCGTGTGCTTGCAGGAAGTAAAAGCCGAACGAGACCAGGTGAAACTGGATTGGGCGGACGATTTGGGATATCACCAGATTTGGAATTCGGCCCAAAAGAAAGGCTACAGCGGCACTTCGATCTGGTCCAAAACGAAACCCAAAAAGGAAGTGCTGGGCATCGGCGTCGACGAACATGACGCCGAAGGTCGTGTCATCACGGCGACGTTTGACGATTTTCACGTCGTGACTGTCTACACCCCCAATTCCCAGCGTGGTTTGGCGCGGCTGGATTATCGCAAGCTATGGGACACCGACTTTTTGAGCTACGTTCAAAAGCTCAATCGCCGCAAACCGGTGATTTTCTGCGGCGACATCAATTGCGCGCATCAAGAAATCGATCTCGCGAATCCGAAGGCGAACCGAATGAACGCGGGTTTCTCGGAAGAAGAACGGGCCGGCGTCGACCGAATCGTCGAAGCCGGTTTTGTCGATTCGTTTCGCCACTTCGACCCCAGTCCGGAAAAGTACAGTTGGTGGACGTACCGAAGTAACGCCCGCGAGCGGAACATCGGATGGCGATTGGACTATTTCTGGGTCGCAAAGAAATTAATGCCGCGAGTCACCGCGGCATCGATCCGAGACGACGTGCATGGATCGGACCATTGCCCGGTGGAATTGATGATCGACGATGTTACGAAGATCACGTAGCCCATTCGATTGCAGTACGCATTACTTTGATTTTGCGACTTCCAAAACACATGGCCCGAGCACATCCCATTTCGGTGTGATTCCCAAACCGGGCTCGTCACTGGCTCGCATGAAACCGTTCTCGCGTTGGGGCGCTCCGTCGGCGTTGCTGACCGTGACGTAACTGTTGAAGTCCGTGCTGGTGAAACGAAACGCTTCGGGCGTGCTGTGCGCCAGGTGTGCAATCGCGGCGGTGGTGATGTCGCCACCCCAACTGTCTTCCAAGGTCATGGCGATGCCCATCGATACGCACAGGTCGCGTGCTTGCTTTGCTTTGGTCAAACCACCAAGCTTGCTGATCTTTAGATTCACGACGTCCATCGCTAGATCTGCTTTCGCCCTCAACAGCATGTCGATGCCATCGATGTTTTCGTCCAACACAAACGGCGCCGTCGTGTTTCGCCGAACGGCCAGACACTCTTCGTAAGTCGCACAGGGTTGTTCGATGTAGACGTCCAGGTCGGCGACCGCGCGGACGACTCGCATGGCTTCGTGCTGGGTCCATCCGGTGTTGGCATCGGCCACCAATCGATCGGTCGGTTGCAGCACCGATCGCGCTGCGCGGATGCGGACGATGTCAGTATCGGGATCGCCGCCGACCTTCAATTGAAATCGGGTGTAGCCCTGCTGGCGATAGCTGGCGACGTTGGCGGCCATCGCGTCGGGCGCCACCTGCGAGATTGCGCGATACAACCGCACGCTCTCGCCGAAACGACCGCCCATCAAGGTACACACGGGCAACCCGGTCGCTTTGCCCAGAATGTCCCAGCACGCAACGTCGATTCCCGTTTTCACATACGCGTGCCCCTTCAGCGCCGCGTCCATGCGATGGTTCAACACCCCGAGTTCCCGAGGATCCAGACCGATCAAGTGCGGCCCCAGTTCGCAAAGTCCCGCCCGGACACCCTCGGCATAGGCCGGCAGATAGAACGGTCCGAGCGGACAAACCTCGCTGTAGCCGACAATGCCACTGTCCGTTTCGACGCAAACGATGGTGCTGTCAAAAACGCTGACCGACTTGCCGCCCGACCAGTGATAGGCACCTTCCACCAGTGGCAACTCGACGCGGTGGGCCGTGATTCGTGTGATCTTCATTCAATACTTGATCGTTCGCGGAAAAAAACGTGCTCGAAAGAGCGATCCCAAGCGAACAGAATAAGCCGGACCGAGCCGCCCGCGAGCGGGCGTACTCTGGTCGAAATCGCTTTTTCGTGTTAAACCGCGCTTTGAAACTGCCGTAATCCTCGCTCTCGATCTCACGTATTTCCTATGCCTCTCGTTTCGCTCGACGATCTTTCTATTGGTTTTCGCGGTCCCCTGTTACTTGACGGCGTTTCCGCAGTCATTGAACGTGGCGAAAAGATTGGCCTGCTGGGACGAAACGGTGCCGGAAAAACGACATTGTTGCGTATGTTCGACGGCGAAGTGATTCCCGACCACGGCGCGATCACCTTTGCACCCCATGCCAAGATCGCTCGGCTGACCCAAGACGTACCGCGAGACTGGGCGGGAACCGTTACATCGATCGTGACGGAAGGCCAGCCCGGATACGACGACCCGGAAACCCAGTGGCAAGTCGAGCACGCTGTCGAGTCGACGTTGTCGAAGATGGAACTGGACGGCGACGCCTTGTTCGAGAAACTGTCCAGCGGAATGAAACGCCGCGTCCTGCTGGCTCGCGCGATCGCGATGGAGCCGGACGTTTTGTTGCTGGACGAACCGACCAACCACTTGGACATCGAATCCATTTTGTGGTTGGAAAACTTTCTGAAGCGATTCCGTCAAACGCTGGTTTTCATCACGCACGACCGCTCGTTCCTGCAAAGCTTGGCAACTCGAATCTGGGAGATCGATCGCGGTCGGCTATTCGATTGGTCATGCGACTACGCAACGTTTTTGCAACGCAAAGAAGGCGCTCTCGCGGCCGAAGAAAAACAAAACGCATTGTTCGACAAGAAGCTTGCCCAAGAAGAAGTCTGGATTCGCCAAGGCATCAAGGCGCGTCGTACTCGCAACGAGGGTCGCGTCCGTGCGCTGAAGCAATTGCGATTGCAACGGGGCGATCGGCGATCCGTCGAAGGCAAAGCAAAACTGAATCTGCAAGAAGCGGCGCGAAGCGGTGCACTGGTCGCGGACGTGAAAGAGATCTCGTTCAGCTACGGTGACCGAACGATCCTGAGCGATTTTTCAACGACCCTGATGCGTGGCGACCGCGTTGGCATCATGGGCCCCAACGGCGCCGGAAAGACGACGCTGTTGAAACTGTTGCTCGGCCAATTGAAGCCCGATTCGGGTGAGGTAAAGCTTGGCACAAACTTGGAAATCTCGTACTTCGATCAGCTTCGTGACACGCTCGACCCCGAGAAGACGGTTCAGGAAAACGTGGGCGACGGCAGCGACAAGATCTTGATCGGCGACAAGTCGAAACACATCGTCGGCTACCTGCAAGACTTTTTGTTCACGCCGGAACGGGCACGAACTCAGGTCAAGTATTTGTCCGGTGGTGAGCGCAATCGGGCGTTGCTGGCGAAATTGATGACGAAGCCTGCCAACGTCATCGTGCTGGACGAACCGACCAACGACTTGGACAGCGAAACCTTGGACTTGTTGGAAGAACAACTGATCGATTTCAGCGGCACCGTCTTGATGGTCAGCCACGACCGGACCTTCTTAAACAACGTCGTCACAAGCACGATCGTGTACGAAGAAGGCGGCGTGAAGGAGTACGACGGCGGCTACGACGATTGGAAGGCCGCACTTGCACGGCGCGAGTTGGCAGCCAAAGAAGCTCCGATCGAGAAACCGAAACAAGCTGCGGTGGCAACGAAGCCGGCTCCGACCAAGAAGCTATCGTTCAAGGACAAACACGAACTTGAAAAGATGCCCCAGCGGATCGAGAAACTCGAGTCCTCGATCGCGGCGATCAATGAAACGATGGCCGGCCCGACTTATTATCAAAAGGGTGGCGATCACATCGCCAAGGACGCTGCGAAGTTGAAGGAACTGCAAGAAGAACTGACGTCGGCTTACGCACGTTGGGAAGAACTGGAAGCCTAGCCAATCAATACGACATGGTACAATCGCGTTTCGTTTATTAAGGTGGTCTGATGTCTCGATACGTTTTTTCGTTGATGGTAGCTTTCACGCTGCATTCCATTTCGTCAGCCCACGCAGAGGGATTGCCAATTGCGAAACCCAGCGATGTCAGCATGTCGCCGGACAAGTTGGCCGAAGTCAGCGAAGCGATGCAAAAGTCGATCGACGACAACCGGATCGCGGGCGGTATCGTGATGATTGCCAAAGACGGCAAGGTGGTCATGCACCAGGCTTACGGCAAAATGGATATCGACGCCGATAAGCCCATGAAGCCAGACACCATCGTTCGCATCTACTCGATGACCAAGGCGATCACGACGGCGGCGGCGATGATGCTTTACGAAGAAGGCAAACTTGACGTCAACGATCCCGTATCCAAGTACTTGCCTGAACTGGCCGAGGTGACGGTGGCATCGGACAGTGAA from Rubripirellula tenax includes:
- a CDS encoding ABC transporter ATP-binding protein, with amino-acid sequence MSFIEVRNLTKSYRVFKKKEGLGGSIKGLFQREYKEVEAVKGIDLDVQQGEFVAFLGPNGAGKTTTLKLLSGVINPTSGSATVMGYVPWQRKNEYRRRFALVMGQKNQLWWDLPANESYRLHQQIYGVPDDQFKSTLDELTDLLDVRRLLDQPVRELSLGERMKMELIAALLHSPEVLFLDEPTIGLDVIAQHNIQQFLRFYQEKRKITILLTSHYMKDIAALCKRVVIIAGGRIEYDGSLAGIIDKFSGSKVMTLQFGIGHQPDLSQFGEVLEETWPKAKVRVVRADVPRVLAEVLRDNPIEDVAVEDVPLEDVIADLFRETSEKT
- a CDS encoding phosphorylase family protein, producing MDTNFRIDSKLSDDDLRAQIEAACQRMEATFDEGFYSKVTVVRHWSKHNPTLSGKIARPSAYRWYLRRELFKLARRGAEITISESRKRVDLSSPKLLELLDETDFDLTRKKVFLFGPERSELSIARLEHYTGTHAEDFQRYVLLTNYQMHMEAFSQRFAGCVGPSRVDVQMPALHFRKPDNCGVSIVNIGVGPSNAKNLTDHLAVLRPDAMLMVGHCAGVRNHQEIGDFVLASGYMRGDHILDELLPPSVPIMPSFQLNRALATVLDDSGLPYRTGTVYTTADRNWELTLRRTMEHLRDSRAIAVDMESATVAANGFRYRIPSATLLCVSDKPLHGQPKLPGEAKAFYNDSKKQHIEIAASAIESIQQKYPGGLPNGDIRGPGEALLGGPVAWDDDATDG
- a CDS encoding exodeoxyribonuclease III; this encodes MKLVSWNVNGIRAAMDKGFRAYVENEVPDVVCLQEVKAERDQVKLDWADDLGYHQIWNSAQKKGYSGTSIWSKTKPKKEVLGIGVDEHDAEGRVITATFDDFHVVTVYTPNSQRGLARLDYRKLWDTDFLSYVQKLNRRKPVIFCGDINCAHQEIDLANPKANRMNAGFSEEERAGVDRIVEAGFVDSFRHFDPSPEKYSWWTYRSNARERNIGWRLDYFWVAKKLMPRVTAASIRDDVHGSDHCPVELMIDDVTKIT
- a CDS encoding cis-3-hydroxy-L-proline dehydratase produces the protein MKITRITAHRVELPLVEGAYHWSGGKSVSVFDSTIVCVETDSGIVGYSEVCPLGPFYLPAYAEGVRAGLCELGPHLIGLDPRELGVLNHRMDAALKGHAYVKTGIDVACWDILGKATGLPVCTLMGGRFGESVRLYRAISQVAPDAMAANVASYRQQGYTRFQLKVGGDPDTDIVRIRAARSVLQPTDRLVADANTGWTQHEAMRVVRAVADLDVYIEQPCATYEECLAVRRNTTAPFVLDENIDGIDMLLRAKADLAMDVVNLKISKLGGLTKAKQARDLCVSMGIAMTLEDSWGGDITTAAIAHLAHSTPEAFRFTSTDFNSYVTVSNADGAPQRENGFMRASDEPGLGITPKWDVLGPCVLEVAKSK
- a CDS encoding ATP-binding cassette domain-containing protein codes for the protein MPLVSLDDLSIGFRGPLLLDGVSAVIERGEKIGLLGRNGAGKTTLLRMFDGEVIPDHGAITFAPHAKIARLTQDVPRDWAGTVTSIVTEGQPGYDDPETQWQVEHAVESTLSKMELDGDALFEKLSSGMKRRVLLARAIAMEPDVLLLDEPTNHLDIESILWLENFLKRFRQTLVFITHDRSFLQSLATRIWEIDRGRLFDWSCDYATFLQRKEGALAAEEKQNALFDKKLAQEEVWIRQGIKARRTRNEGRVRALKQLRLQRGDRRSVEGKAKLNLQEAARSGALVADVKEISFSYGDRTILSDFSTTLMRGDRVGIMGPNGAGKTTLLKLLLGQLKPDSGEVKLGTNLEISYFDQLRDTLDPEKTVQENVGDGSDKILIGDKSKHIVGYLQDFLFTPERARTQVKYLSGGERNRALLAKLMTKPANVIVLDEPTNDLDSETLDLLEEQLIDFSGTVLMVSHDRTFLNNVVTSTIVYEEGGVKEYDGGYDDWKAALARRELAAKEAPIEKPKQAAVATKPAPTKKLSFKDKHELEKMPQRIEKLESSIAAINETMAGPTYYQKGGDHIAKDAAKLKELQEELTSAYARWEELEA